A section of the Telopea speciosissima isolate NSW1024214 ecotype Mountain lineage chromosome 3, Tspe_v1, whole genome shotgun sequence genome encodes:
- the LOC122654970 gene encoding osteocalcin 2-like gives MSSTEISSSSSKSMLSRCMKAPSKLLSSAKSFYDQTMNEDVEDIGIVEDLIASPHGYFSSFMPRSSSSSSSLSSSSSSRSSSSDSSCDDYLFQINSKAATMGRASSESELMRRRKEDRVKQLLRQQSSKKISNLPPKSSNNKLVKKVEIEIQNLRLQRQQQVAMKGRKLKSQSERIGTIHEEEEELCELGADGRDVKESSGVFLYPRSKTCSTATECPGGPSFPLFEKYMI, from the coding sequence ATGAGCAGCACAGAAataagcagcagcagcagcaagagCATGTTGAGCAGGTGCATGAAGGCACCTAGTAAACTCCTTTCATCAGCCAAGAGCTTCTATGATCAAACCATGAACGAAGATGTTGAAGACATTGGTATCGTTGAAGACCTAATAGCCTCACCTCATggctatttttcttctttcatgcccaggagcagcagcagtagctcTTCATTGTCGTCGTCGTCATCGTCGAGGTCGAGTTCCAGCGATAGCAGCTGCGATGATTACCTATTTCAGATCAAttccaaagctgctaccatgGGTCGGGCTAGTTCAGAGAGTGAGCTTatgaggagaaggaaggaagatagAGTAAAACAGTTACTCCGGCAACAATCATCGAAGAAGATCAGTAATTTGCCGCCGAAGAGTTCAAATAATAAGCTTGTAAAGAAAGTGGAGATTGAAATTCAGAATCTACGGCTGCAGAGACAGCAGCAGGTGGCAATGAAGGGAAGGAAGTTGAAGAGCCAAAGTGAGAGGATTGGGACaattcatgaagaagaagaagagctttgTGAGCTTGGAGCTGATGGTCGTGATGTTAAGGAGAGTAGTGGGGTGTTTCTTTATCCAAGAAGCAAGACCTGTTCTACTGCCACCGAGTGTCCTGGTGGTccctcttttcctttgtttgaaAAATATATGATTTGA